A region from the Halobacillus mangrovi genome encodes:
- a CDS encoding LacI family DNA-binding transcriptional regulator, translated as MATIKDVAKRAGVAVSTASYALNGNEKVSAATIDKVLKAARELNYQKNGFASDLKRTKTNTIALILSDMSGPYFSELIKGVQEVTANNQYDLIACSSVGGDRSTATKFLREKRVDGAIILANNISTKVIEESAREDFPIVVLDRDVENPYAIHVEVNNRQGGYQATEHLIQMGHRSISYVSGPIDSHDNQERFKGFMDALKDYNVPFQSRLKIGGDFTRDGGYRATKMLIAQQNLPDAIFYANDEMAIGGLQAFKEKGIGVPEDVSIVGFDDIQLSEYANPPLTTIRQPKYEAGALSVHMIFQMLAGEKVERNYNLSTEFIERSSVKEK; from the coding sequence ATGGCTACGATTAAAGATGTGGCTAAACGAGCGGGGGTCGCTGTATCGACCGCTTCTTATGCCTTGAACGGCAACGAAAAAGTCAGTGCAGCAACAATTGATAAAGTTCTGAAAGCCGCAAGAGAGTTAAATTATCAAAAGAATGGTTTTGCTTCTGATTTGAAGCGGACCAAAACGAATACGATCGCTTTAATTCTTAGTGATATGTCTGGACCCTACTTTTCTGAATTGATTAAAGGTGTACAGGAAGTAACGGCGAACAATCAGTATGACTTGATTGCTTGCAGTTCTGTCGGTGGCGACAGGTCAACAGCAACGAAATTTCTTCGGGAGAAGCGCGTAGATGGGGCGATCATATTAGCGAACAATATCTCTACAAAAGTGATTGAAGAATCTGCAAGAGAAGACTTTCCGATTGTAGTCTTAGACCGTGATGTTGAAAACCCCTATGCCATCCATGTGGAAGTTAATAACCGTCAGGGCGGATATCAGGCAACAGAGCATTTGATCCAAATGGGCCATCGATCCATTAGTTATGTCAGCGGACCGATAGACTCTCATGATAACCAGGAGCGCTTCAAAGGTTTTATGGATGCTTTAAAGGATTATAATGTTCCTTTTCAATCCCGACTGAAGATCGGCGGGGATTTCACGAGAGATGGCGGATATCGGGCAACCAAGATGCTGATTGCTCAGCAAAACTTACCTGATGCGATCTTTTACGCCAATGATGAAATGGCGATTGGTGGCCTTCAAGCATTTAAGGAAAAAGGCATTGGAGTTCCGGAAGATGTATCGATTGTCGGCTTTGATGATATTCAACTTTCTGAATACGCCAATCCGCCGTTGACGACGATCAGACAGCCGAAGTACGAAGCGGGTGCGCTTTCTGTACACATGATTTTTCAGATGCT